One Aneurinibacillus migulanus genomic region harbors:
- a CDS encoding branched-chain amino acid aminotransferase, whose protein sequence is MSYEIEVTLAESRKAKPNVNELAFGTCFTDHMFMMDYTPETGWHHPRIVPYAPISLDPAAVVFHYGQAVFEGMKAYRTKEDKILLFRPEKNMERLNLSNERLSIPPVNETFLVEAIKKLVSIEKEWVPADEGTSLYIRPFIIATEPYLGVRPARTYTFIVILSPVGAYYAEGINPVSIYVENNYVRAVKGGTGHTKTSGNYAASFKAQEEAQKHGCAQVLWLDGVEKAYIEEVGSMNVFFKVNGEVWTPALNGSILAGVTRDSVIQLLKEWNIPVKEKRISIEELYAAYTDGTLEEAFGTGTAAVISPIGSLKWNDKNLVINGGESGSLSMKIYDTICGIQTGEKEDPFGWTVEAE, encoded by the coding sequence ATGAGTTATGAGATAGAAGTTACATTAGCGGAAAGCAGAAAGGCGAAACCGAATGTAAACGAATTGGCTTTTGGAACTTGCTTTACGGATCATATGTTTATGATGGATTATACGCCGGAAACAGGATGGCATCATCCGAGAATCGTGCCGTACGCACCGATATCACTCGATCCCGCTGCTGTTGTCTTCCACTATGGACAAGCTGTATTCGAAGGCATGAAAGCCTATCGGACAAAAGAAGATAAAATTCTCCTGTTCCGACCGGAAAAAAATATGGAGCGGCTTAATCTATCCAACGAAAGACTAAGTATTCCGCCCGTTAACGAAACATTTCTTGTCGAAGCCATCAAAAAATTAGTCAGCATAGAAAAAGAGTGGGTACCAGCAGATGAAGGAACCTCTCTATATATTCGACCGTTCATTATTGCGACGGAACCGTATCTAGGCGTCCGTCCTGCTCGTACGTACACATTCATCGTCATTCTTTCACCAGTTGGTGCCTATTATGCGGAAGGTATTAACCCTGTCAGCATTTATGTGGAGAATAACTATGTCCGCGCGGTAAAAGGCGGGACCGGACATACGAAAACATCAGGTAACTATGCAGCAAGCTTTAAAGCGCAGGAAGAAGCACAGAAGCACGGTTGTGCCCAAGTACTGTGGCTCGATGGTGTCGAGAAAGCATACATAGAAGAAGTGGGCAGCATGAACGTATTTTTTAAGGTGAACGGCGAAGTATGGACACCCGCGCTGAATGGAAGCATCCTGGCCGGGGTAACGAGGGACTCTGTTATTCAATTACTGAAAGAATGGAACATTCCCGTTAAGGAAAAAAGAATTTCAATAGAGGAACTATACGCCGCATATACTGATGGTACACTTGAGGAAGCTTTCGGCACCGGAACTGCGGCAGTGATCTCTCCAATCGGCAGTTTGAAATGGAACGACAAAAATCTAGTTATTAATGGTGGCGAATCAGGCTCGTTATCTATGAAAATCTACGATACGATCTGCGGCATTCAAACCGGGGAAAAAGAAGACCCGTTCGGCTGGACCGTAGAAGCAGAATAA
- a CDS encoding ABC transporter ATP-binding protein — protein sequence MKSIVREIAVQKNKKQGTLLQVRNLKKYFHASGGTVKAVSDVTFDIKAGETLGVVGESGCGKSTMGRTILRLYDATEGEVLFEGKDVHKASTRELKKLRRDMQMIFQDPYASLNPRMTIGEIIGEAIDLHKLASGTERKARIQELLTLVGLKAEHINRFPHEFSGGQRQRIGIARALAVEPKFIVCDEPISALDVSIQAQVVNLLSDLQNKMGLTYLFIAHDLSMVKHISDRVAVMYLGKIAELSGSEDLYTNPLHPYTEALLSAIPIPDPEVERKRQRIVLKGDVPSPMNPPSGCHFRTRCPYAMESCAKIDPVWQEVKPDHFVACHLYNKDVMGTDVRKA from the coding sequence ATGAAATCGATAGTAAGAGAGATTGCGGTACAAAAAAACAAGAAACAAGGCACACTGCTTCAGGTACGCAATCTGAAAAAATACTTCCATGCTAGCGGTGGGACAGTGAAAGCTGTGAGCGATGTAACGTTCGACATCAAAGCAGGCGAAACGCTTGGCGTAGTAGGTGAATCCGGTTGTGGAAAGTCGACGATGGGTCGTACGATTCTTCGTCTGTATGATGCGACTGAGGGTGAAGTATTGTTTGAAGGTAAAGATGTACACAAGGCGAGTACACGTGAATTGAAGAAGCTTCGCCGTGACATGCAGATGATTTTCCAGGACCCTTACGCTTCGCTGAATCCAAGGATGACAATCGGAGAAATTATCGGAGAGGCGATTGATCTACACAAGCTGGCAAGCGGTACAGAGCGCAAAGCACGTATTCAGGAATTGCTTACGCTCGTCGGCCTGAAGGCGGAGCATATCAACCGATTTCCGCATGAGTTTTCCGGGGGCCAACGGCAGCGGATTGGTATTGCGCGTGCGCTGGCGGTCGAGCCGAAATTCATTGTGTGCGATGAACCGATTTCCGCGCTGGACGTATCCATCCAAGCACAAGTGGTAAATCTATTGAGTGACCTGCAGAATAAGATGGGGCTGACGTATTTGTTTATCGCCCATGATTTATCGATGGTAAAACATATTAGCGACCGGGTGGCGGTGATGTACCTGGGTAAAATCGCAGAGCTTTCTGGAAGCGAGGACTTGTATACGAATCCGCTTCACCCTTATACGGAGGCGCTTCTTTCCGCGATTCCGATTCCAGACCCGGAAGTGGAGAGGAAACGTCAGCGTATCGTACTGAAAGGCGATGTACCGAGTCCGATGAATCCGCCGAGCGGCTGCCATTTCCGGACGCGCTGTCCGTATGCCATGGAGTCATGTGCGAAAATCGATCCGGTCTGGCAGGAGGTAAAACCTGATCACTTTGTTGCCTGCCACCTTTATAATAAAGACGTTATGGGAACGGATGTCAGAAAAGCATAG
- a CDS encoding ABC transporter ATP-binding protein, with protein sequence MENILEVRDLHISFHTYAGEVKAVRGVNFEVKKGETVGIVGESGCGKSVTAQSIMKLLPQPPTQYKQGSILFSGQDLLKKSEKEMQKIRGNDIGMIFQDPMTSLNPTMKTGRQITESLIKHQGMSAGEAHKQAIELLKMVGIPQPDKRANQYPHEFSGGMRQRAMIAIALACRPKLLIADEPTTALDVTIQAQILELMKELQEKTGTSIIIITHDLGVVADMCDRVVVMYAGEVAETGTVDQIFYQPQHPYTKGLLKSVPRLDMKRNEPLAPIIGTPPDLLHPPAGCPFFARCEYAMEVCRNHKPVLEEMGGNHQAACWLHHPLASNRKEEFAQ encoded by the coding sequence ATGGAAAATATATTGGAAGTACGCGACTTGCACATCTCGTTTCATACGTACGCGGGTGAGGTTAAAGCCGTGCGGGGCGTAAACTTCGAGGTGAAAAAAGGCGAAACAGTAGGAATTGTGGGCGAATCCGGTTGCGGTAAAAGTGTCACCGCCCAGTCCATTATGAAGCTATTGCCACAGCCGCCTACGCAATATAAGCAGGGCAGCATCCTTTTTAGCGGTCAGGATTTATTGAAAAAAAGTGAAAAAGAGATGCAGAAAATCAGAGGAAACGATATCGGAATGATTTTTCAGGATCCGATGACGTCGCTTAATCCGACAATGAAAACCGGTCGGCAGATTACGGAAAGTCTCATAAAGCATCAGGGAATGTCTGCTGGTGAGGCACATAAACAGGCGATTGAGCTGCTTAAAATGGTAGGAATTCCACAACCGGATAAGCGGGCTAACCAGTATCCGCACGAGTTCTCAGGTGGAATGCGCCAGCGCGCCATGATAGCGATTGCGCTCGCCTGCCGTCCGAAACTATTAATCGCCGATGAACCAACGACGGCACTGGATGTAACAATTCAGGCGCAAATTCTCGAATTGATGAAAGAACTGCAGGAGAAAACAGGGACGTCGATTATCATCATTACGCACGATCTTGGCGTTGTGGCTGATATGTGCGATCGCGTCGTCGTTATGTACGCTGGCGAAGTAGCAGAAACGGGTACAGTGGATCAAATCTTCTATCAGCCACAGCATCCGTATACCAAAGGGCTTCTTAAATCAGTTCCGCGGCTTGATATGAAGAGAAACGAGCCGCTTGCACCGATTATTGGTACCCCTCCAGACTTGCTGCATCCGCCTGCTGGTTGTCCGTTCTTCGCCCGCTGTGAATACGCGATGGAAGTGTGCCGTAACCACAAGCCGGTACTTGAAGAAATGGGAGGGAATCATCAGGCGGCCTGTTGGCTGCACCATCCGCTGGCAAGCAACCGGAAGGAGGAGTTCGCACAATGA
- a CDS encoding ABC transporter permease, whose amino-acid sequence MQPETRLSTDMFRPVTDNFKDAETIGRPSISYWADVWRRLRMNKLAMVGLVVIILLVLMAIIGPMISGYTYYKQDFTAKNLQPSAEHWFGTDSSGRDMFTRIWFGARISLFIGVAAAFIDFVVGVIYGGISGLKGGRVDNIMMRIAEVLYGIPYLLMVILLMVVMGPGLLTIIIAMTITGWIPMARLVRGQVLQLKEQEYVHAATALGADTKWILMKHIIPNTMGPILVNVTLTVPTAIFAEATLSFLGLGIPAPRASWGTMANDALVSLLIGNVYQLFIPGFFISLTMFAFNVLGDGMRDALDPRMRK is encoded by the coding sequence ATGCAGCCTGAAACTCGTCTGAGTACCGATATGTTCCGTCCTGTAACGGACAACTTTAAAGATGCGGAAACAATCGGGCGTCCTAGCATCTCCTACTGGGCGGATGTGTGGCGGCGTTTACGAATGAATAAATTGGCTATGGTGGGCCTTGTTGTCATTATCTTGCTTGTTCTGATGGCGATTATCGGTCCGATGATTAGCGGTTATACGTACTATAAGCAAGACTTTACAGCCAAAAATCTGCAGCCGAGCGCAGAACACTGGTTCGGTACCGATTCTTCGGGTCGCGATATGTTTACGAGAATTTGGTTTGGTGCTCGCATCTCTCTGTTCATCGGGGTAGCGGCTGCATTCATTGATTTTGTGGTTGGCGTTATATACGGCGGTATTTCCGGTTTGAAAGGCGGCCGCGTAGATAATATTATGATGCGCATCGCCGAGGTATTGTACGGTATTCCTTATTTATTGATGGTTATTCTGCTGATGGTCGTCATGGGACCGGGCCTGCTGACCATTATTATCGCGATGACGATAACAGGCTGGATTCCAATGGCTCGTCTTGTACGCGGTCAGGTCCTGCAATTGAAGGAGCAGGAATATGTACATGCGGCAACTGCGCTTGGCGCTGATACGAAATGGATTCTGATGAAGCATATCATCCCGAATACAATGGGACCTATTCTTGTAAATGTCACGCTGACTGTTCCGACTGCGATTTTCGCGGAAGCGACACTGAGCTTTCTCGGGCTGGGTATTCCGGCACCGCGTGCGAGCTGGGGAACGATGGCGAACGATGCGCTGGTAAGTTTGCTGATTGGAAATGTGTATCAATTGTTCATTCCGGGCTTCTTTATCTCACTTACGATGTTCGCCTTCAATGTACTGGGCGACGGTATGCGCGATGCGCTCGACCCGAGAATGCGCAAATAA
- a CDS encoding ABC transporter permease, translating into MLRYTLQRLGWALLTLWVVVTLTFSLMHLIPGNPFAKEGNMPPGVFENLMKYYNLDQPLYVQYWLYLKSLLALDFGPSLKSSTITVNDYISEGFPVSLHLGLQALLIGVTLGIILGVIAALYHNRFPDYLSMILAIVGISVPNFILATVFINYVAVEWGWLPAATWGTWKHTILPSLALAAMPMAFIARLMRSSMLEVLSQDYIKTAKAKGLTRNVVIIRHTLRNAILPVVTVLGIITANLVTGSFVIEHIFGIPGMGEMFVKGIFNRDYPVILGSTVFYSAILIFLIFLVDVMYTWIDPRIKVAGGSK; encoded by the coding sequence TTGTTACGGTATACTTTACAGCGCTTGGGCTGGGCCCTCTTAACTCTTTGGGTGGTTGTAACGCTCACTTTTAGCTTGATGCATCTGATTCCCGGCAATCCGTTCGCCAAGGAAGGCAATATGCCTCCCGGCGTGTTTGAGAATTTAATGAAATACTATAATCTGGACCAGCCATTGTATGTTCAGTATTGGTTGTACCTTAAGTCGCTGCTTGCTCTGGATTTCGGTCCATCATTGAAATCGAGCACCATTACAGTAAACGATTATATCTCGGAAGGTTTTCCAGTTTCCCTGCACCTTGGGCTGCAGGCATTGCTTATCGGCGTAACGCTCGGCATCATTTTAGGCGTTATTGCTGCGCTTTACCATAACCGCTTTCCTGATTATTTATCTATGATTTTGGCAATTGTTGGCATATCTGTACCGAACTTTATTCTTGCTACCGTTTTCATTAACTATGTAGCCGTCGAATGGGGCTGGTTGCCTGCGGCGACATGGGGAACGTGGAAGCATACCATTTTGCCTTCTCTGGCATTGGCCGCGATGCCGATGGCATTCATCGCGCGTCTCATGCGCTCCAGCATGCTCGAAGTGCTCAGCCAGGATTATATTAAAACCGCCAAAGCAAAGGGCCTAACCCGTAATGTCGTTATTATCAGGCATACGCTGCGCAACGCAATTCTGCCAGTCGTCACCGTGCTTGGCATCATTACAGCAAATCTTGTCACAGGAAGTTTTGTTATCGAACATATCTTTGGGATTCCAGGTATGGGTGAGATGTTTGTAAAAGGCATCTTTAACCGCGATTATCCGGTTATTCTGGGTTCCACAGTTTTTTATAGCGCGATTCTTATTTTTCTTATTTTCCTGGTGGATGTTATGTATACCTGGATCGATCCGCGTATTAAAGTTGCAGGGGGGAGTAAGTAA
- a CDS encoding peptide ABC transporter substrate-binding protein, whose amino-acid sequence MKRGFSIIVSLVLLLTLALTGCGGGAKETGEGGNQKSSGSAGNNILRVNNSTEPGSLHPAKSQGTHDSWPLRHLFVGLTMKEPKGDKGEFEIKGAMAKEWKPSNGGKTYTFKLRDGLKWSNGDPLTAHDFEYAWKHALNPATASDYAYQLYYIQGAEQYNTSKEKDPAKLKALEDKVAVKAKDDKTLVVTLVNPTPYFDELVSFYTYFPVNKKVQEQNPKWANDAETFVSNGPFKLTEWKHKDSMKMVKNENYFEKDRIKLAGIDWAMVEDENTAWQMYRSGQLDLSYPLPGDVVGQLKGQNAPDFKIVPEYATYFYRFNTQKKPFTNVKVRKALAMAIERKTITENIAQGGQKPALALVAEGSKDANGQDDFRKVGGDYFKEDVAEAKKLLAEGLKEEGMDKMPKFNIMYNNNDLHKRIAEAIQEMWRNNLGVDVGIENVEFQVKIDREHKLDYDVARAGWIADFIDPMTFVDMFTSVSTQNDTGWKSQAYDAEVNKAKQSSDAKVRMEAMHKAEDIIMKDMPILPIYFYTKAYTLKENVTGVFTPPDEYPVLRYAKFVDKKDEKK is encoded by the coding sequence GTGAAGAGAGGTTTTTCGATTATTGTAAGCCTTGTGCTTCTCTTAACGTTAGCGCTTACAGGCTGTGGCGGCGGAGCGAAGGAAACGGGCGAAGGCGGAAACCAGAAGAGCTCCGGTAGTGCAGGAAACAATATCTTACGTGTAAACAACTCGACAGAACCTGGCTCACTGCATCCTGCAAAGTCACAAGGAACGCATGATTCCTGGCCGCTTCGTCATCTGTTCGTAGGTCTGACGATGAAGGAGCCGAAGGGAGATAAAGGCGAATTCGAAATTAAAGGTGCCATGGCGAAGGAGTGGAAACCTAGCAATGGTGGGAAAACGTATACATTCAAACTGCGTGATGGGTTGAAATGGTCCAACGGAGATCCGCTTACTGCACATGATTTCGAATATGCATGGAAGCACGCATTGAATCCGGCTACTGCTTCTGATTATGCATACCAGCTCTACTACATCCAGGGCGCTGAACAATACAATACATCCAAAGAGAAAGACCCGGCGAAGCTAAAGGCACTGGAGGACAAAGTAGCCGTAAAAGCGAAAGACGATAAAACGCTGGTAGTTACACTTGTAAACCCGACACCATATTTTGATGAGCTTGTTTCTTTCTATACGTATTTCCCGGTAAATAAGAAAGTTCAGGAGCAAAATCCAAAGTGGGCGAACGATGCCGAAACGTTCGTATCAAACGGACCGTTCAAGCTGACAGAATGGAAGCATAAAGACAGCATGAAGATGGTCAAAAACGAAAATTATTTCGAAAAAGACCGCATTAAGCTTGCGGGCATCGATTGGGCGATGGTAGAGGATGAAAATACCGCATGGCAAATGTACCGTTCCGGTCAGTTGGATCTCTCGTATCCGCTGCCTGGTGATGTTGTGGGTCAATTGAAAGGACAAAACGCACCGGACTTTAAAATCGTTCCAGAATACGCCACCTACTTCTATCGCTTCAATACTCAAAAGAAACCGTTTACAAATGTAAAGGTTCGTAAGGCATTGGCAATGGCCATCGAACGTAAGACAATTACAGAAAACATTGCACAGGGTGGACAGAAGCCTGCGCTCGCCCTCGTTGCTGAAGGATCAAAAGACGCAAACGGTCAGGATGACTTCCGCAAAGTGGGTGGAGATTACTTCAAGGAAGATGTAGCAGAAGCGAAGAAACTGCTTGCTGAAGGCTTGAAAGAAGAAGGCATGGACAAGATGCCGAAATTCAACATTATGTATAACAACAATGATCTTCATAAACGCATCGCCGAAGCCATTCAAGAGATGTGGCGCAATAACCTTGGCGTGGATGTTGGGATTGAGAACGTAGAGTTCCAGGTGAAAATCGATCGTGAGCATAAGCTAGATTATGATGTAGCACGTGCGGGATGGATTGCGGACTTCATCGATCCGATGACGTTTGTAGATATGTTCACGAGCGTAAGTACGCAGAATGATACCGGCTGGAAGAGCCAGGCGTACGATGCGGAAGTAAATAAAGCGAAGCAGTCCAGCGATGCGAAAGTACGCATGGAAGCGATGCATAAAGCCGAGGACATTATTATGAAAGACATGCCGATTCTGCCGATTTACTTCTATACGAAAGCCTATACGTTGAAAGAAAATGTTACAGGTGTATTCACTCCGCCGGACGAATATCCGGTATTAAGATACGCAAAGTTTGTTGATAAGAAGGATGAGAAGAAGTAA
- a CDS encoding Lrp/AsnC family transcriptional regulator, with product MRKLDLLDFQILQILQVDARKSYTEMGHMLGVSEGTIRSRINRMIEDEIFQFIVHTDPVKVGLHVQAIIGMSTKLGHQEKVAEQLGKLRAVRFIGAFSGRNDLIIQAYFRSNEDLTAFVNEDLANIEGIASAEVSIELKQYKDSFSYVTADGVEDTAG from the coding sequence GTGCGTAAGCTGGATTTGTTGGACTTTCAGATTCTTCAAATTCTTCAAGTTGATGCCCGAAAATCCTATACAGAGATGGGACATATGCTTGGCGTCAGTGAAGGGACAATACGTTCCAGAATCAATCGCATGATTGAAGACGAAATTTTTCAATTTATCGTACATACAGACCCTGTGAAGGTCGGACTACATGTACAGGCAATCATTGGCATGTCCACCAAGCTCGGACACCAAGAGAAGGTTGCCGAACAATTGGGGAAACTGCGTGCGGTGCGCTTTATTGGCGCATTTTCCGGGCGTAATGATTTAATTATTCAAGCATACTTCCGTTCGAATGAGGATTTGACCGCATTCGTGAATGAAGACCTGGCTAACATCGAAGGGATCGCTTCAGCGGAAGTATCGATTGAGCTAAAGCAATACAAGGATTCATTCTCATATGTAACCGCTGATGGAGTAGAGGACACCGCTGGTTAA
- a CDS encoding purine-nucleoside phosphorylase, with protein sequence MAAHISEVQAYIESKTNIKPEIGLILGSGLGVLADEIENPITIPYGEIPHFPVSTVEGHKGQLVIGRLEGKSVCAMQGRFHYYEGHGLDAVTFPVRVMKAIGVDKIIVTNAAGGVNESYEAGDLMLIRDHINLTGRNPLIGPNDESMGVRFPDMSTAYCPNLRALALEVAQQNGIKLQEGVYVGMLGPSYETPAEIRMLRTLGGDAVGMSTVPEVIVARHADMRVLGISCISNMAAGILPQPLSHDEVMETAEKVKHTFLTLVKAVIQKL encoded by the coding sequence ATTGCAGCGCATATTTCTGAAGTGCAGGCATATATCGAAAGTAAAACGAATATAAAGCCAGAAATAGGATTGATTCTTGGTTCTGGACTTGGTGTGCTGGCGGACGAAATCGAAAATCCAATTACGATTCCGTACGGAGAAATTCCGCACTTTCCGGTGTCCACGGTGGAAGGTCATAAAGGCCAATTGGTTATCGGAAGGCTCGAAGGAAAGTCTGTCTGCGCCATGCAGGGCAGGTTTCACTATTATGAAGGGCATGGCCTTGATGCTGTAACGTTTCCGGTACGTGTTATGAAAGCGATCGGTGTGGATAAAATAATCGTGACAAACGCGGCGGGTGGTGTAAATGAGAGTTATGAAGCCGGCGACTTAATGTTGATTCGTGATCATATCAATTTAACAGGTCGTAATCCGCTTATCGGTCCGAACGATGAGAGCATGGGCGTTCGTTTTCCAGATATGTCGACTGCTTATTGTCCAAATTTGCGGGCTTTAGCATTGGAAGTGGCACAACAAAATGGGATAAAGCTACAGGAGGGCGTGTATGTCGGTATGCTTGGACCGAGCTATGAGACGCCAGCGGAAATTCGTATGTTGCGCACATTAGGCGGTGACGCGGTCGGCATGTCGACCGTACCGGAAGTGATCGTTGCGCGTCATGCAGACATGCGTGTATTGGGCATCTCCTGCATCAGTAACATGGCAGCTGGCATTTTACCTCAGCCGTTATCACACGATGAAGTGATGGAAACAGCCGAAAAGGTCAAGCATACGTTTTTGACTCTGGTAAAAGCTGTTATTCAAAAATTATAA
- the deoB gene encoding phosphopentomutase: protein MKRFKRIFLIVLDSVGIGELPDAKDYNDEGAHTLGHIAERMDGLNVPNLAGLGLGHIEHLQGVSADVPPAAAFGKMNEISLGKDTTTGHWEIMGLRVEIPFKTWPNGFPESLIGPFSEKIGRGVLGNKPASGTEIIEELGEEHMRTGDVIVYTSADSVFQVAAHEDVVPLDELYKICQIARELTLEDKHSVVRVIARPFVGEPGNFTRTANRRDFSVSPPGKTVMNKLKDAGYTSIALGKISDIYAGEGVTEAVKTKSNMDGVDKLLNAMGKQFTGLAFINLVDFDALYGHRRNPTGYGEALEEFDRRLPEILEALMDDDLLIITADHGNDPIHHGTDHTREYVPLLVYHKGLKAGKELGIRETFADIGATIADNFEIEKPKIGTSFLHTITE from the coding sequence ATGAAGCGATTCAAGCGGATATTTCTTATCGTACTGGACAGTGTCGGCATCGGGGAGTTACCGGATGCAAAAGACTATAATGACGAGGGAGCACATACGCTCGGTCATATCGCAGAGCGCATGGATGGCTTGAATGTGCCGAATCTGGCGGGGCTGGGTCTTGGGCATATTGAACATCTTCAAGGGGTTTCTGCTGATGTTCCGCCTGCAGCCGCATTCGGAAAAATGAATGAAATTTCGCTTGGTAAAGACACGACAACCGGACATTGGGAGATTATGGGGTTACGCGTCGAAATTCCATTCAAAACATGGCCGAATGGGTTTCCCGAAAGCTTGATTGGGCCCTTCTCGGAAAAAATCGGACGTGGGGTCTTGGGCAATAAGCCGGCCTCCGGTACAGAAATTATCGAAGAGTTGGGCGAGGAACATATGAGAACAGGCGATGTTATCGTGTATACTTCAGCGGACAGTGTATTTCAGGTTGCGGCGCATGAAGATGTTGTCCCTCTTGATGAATTGTACAAAATTTGCCAGATTGCACGTGAGTTAACGCTTGAAGACAAGCATTCGGTTGTACGTGTCATCGCTCGTCCGTTTGTTGGAGAACCGGGCAATTTTACCCGTACAGCGAATCGGCGTGACTTCTCTGTATCTCCGCCGGGTAAGACGGTTATGAATAAACTTAAGGATGCGGGTTATACCTCAATTGCGCTCGGTAAGATTTCTGATATTTATGCAGGAGAAGGTGTGACTGAAGCGGTTAAGACGAAGTCCAATATGGATGGTGTGGATAAGTTGCTGAATGCGATGGGCAAACAATTTACCGGTCTGGCTTTCATCAATTTGGTCGACTTCGATGCGCTGTATGGACACAGACGTAATCCGACTGGCTACGGTGAAGCGCTTGAAGAATTTGATCGCAGATTGCCTGAAATTCTGGAGGCGCTCATGGATGATGACTTACTCATTATTACAGCAGATCATGGCAATGATCCGATACACCATGGGACCGATCATACGCGTGAATACGTGCCGCTGCTGGTCTATCATAAAGGGCTTAAGGCAGGTAAAGAACTGGGCATACGTGAGACATTTGCCGATATCGGTGCTACAATTGCAGATAACTTCGAGATAGAGAAACCGAAGATTGGAACTAGCTTTTTACACACGATTACCGAATAA
- the xerD gene encoding site-specific tyrosine recombinase XerD, translating to MNELITQFIHYLTVERGLAKNTLESYQRDLHAYCAYLERENFTNLNETNRMQIMGYLLHLQEQGRATATLSRNLASIRAFYQFLLREKFIDKDPSVNLESPKIEKKLPQVLSVAEVETLLNGPDTRLPSGLRDKAMLELLYATGIRVSELVSLNLSDVNLNMGFIKCFGKGSKERIIPLGRLAIADVSRYLERGRPMLKKRGQEEALFLNHHGRRLSRQGFWKIIKKYAQLANSHKEITPHTLRHSFATHLLENGADLRSVQEMLGHADISTTQIYTHVTRSRLKEVYAKAHPRA from the coding sequence ATGAATGAGTTGATTACCCAGTTTATCCATTACTTAACAGTGGAAAGAGGGTTAGCGAAGAATACGCTGGAGTCATATCAGCGGGATTTGCATGCATACTGTGCCTATCTGGAACGAGAAAATTTCACGAATTTGAATGAGACAAACCGCATGCAGATTATGGGCTATTTGCTCCATCTTCAGGAACAGGGCCGGGCTACGGCGACACTCTCACGTAATCTGGCATCCATTCGCGCTTTTTATCAGTTTTTATTGCGAGAAAAGTTTATTGATAAAGATCCAAGTGTTAATCTAGAATCACCTAAAATTGAAAAAAAGCTGCCCCAGGTATTATCGGTGGCGGAAGTAGAAACATTATTGAACGGACCGGATACACGCCTGCCTTCAGGCTTGCGTGATAAAGCTATGCTTGAACTTCTATATGCAACAGGCATTCGGGTATCAGAACTTGTCTCACTGAATCTTTCCGATGTGAATCTGAACATGGGTTTTATTAAATGCTTCGGTAAAGGCTCGAAAGAACGTATTATTCCCCTCGGACGTCTGGCGATTGCGGATGTAAGCCGTTATCTGGAACGGGGGCGGCCGATGCTTAAGAAGCGTGGACAGGAAGAAGCCTTGTTTTTGAATCATCATGGCCGTCGCCTATCACGTCAGGGTTTTTGGAAAATCATTAAAAAATATGCTCAACTGGCTAATAGCCATAAGGAAATTACCCCGCATACGCTACGCCACTCTTTTGCAACGCATTTGCTTGAGAATGGTGCCGATCTACGTTCGGTGCAGGAAATGCTTGGACATGCCGATATTTCGACCACACAGATTTATACACATGTCACGCGCTCTCGTCTAAAAGAGGTATACGCCAAAGCCCATCCGCGGGCATAA
- a CDS encoding DUF4227 family protein, producing the protein MFIPYNRIGEGIRLLAIFIFCTFIFYTIISYVSDTIKPAEPYKEPHGKAVKVMQYTPAFEGTYKEMKRRLFDFYWYGE; encoded by the coding sequence ATGTTTATCCCATACAATCGCATCGGAGAAGGAATTCGGCTGCTTGCTATTTTCATATTTTGTACGTTTATATTTTATACGATTATTTCGTATGTCAGCGATACGATAAAGCCGGCAGAACCGTACAAAGAACCGCATGGCAAGGCGGTAAAAGTGATGCAGTATACACCGGCATTTGAAGGAACATATAAAGAGATGAAGCGTCGTCTGTTTGACTTCTATTGGTACGGTGAATAA